The Leptospira noumeaensis genome segment GTCCATCTCGTGACAAACAGTTCAGCCACTCTTCGACTGCTCCTTTTTCATCACCTAAGACGAGTTTTGCTTTTCCGTACCGGTATTGGCTGTCTCCTGTAAGAAGGTATTTTCTATGTGATTCTTGGATGGAATTTACTTTATCAAAAATCTCTTTCCATTGGTTGTTTGCGGCATGGAGACGAAGGAGTTCATCGAGTAACCTACGACAAATGGGATCTTCTTCCAAATTCAATCGGTTTAAAAATTGGATTCTTTCAGCAGGGGTGAGATAATTTTTTTGAGTGATTTCTGTGTACAACTTCCAATAACTCAGTTTAAAAATAGTCGTTTGGAAGGGCATGGTTTGTGTCAGAATTTTTCTTACTTCTTCTTCTGAGGATTCTGTGACAAAAACTCCACGTACTAAAGAAATTAAATATCGAAATCGTTTCTCCTTGTCTCCGTTAGGTGCTTTTTCGTGAAATTCGATCAGGCTATACACTTCACTTTCACGGGAAGGATTTGTATTTCGAAAATGATTTTCGATTTGCCCCCATTGGTGTGATTTGATTAAATATTGAAGGTCAGTTTCCGCAAATAGGGATGTTGTGAAAAAGAGAAGAATTCTACTTGCTAACCAAAAATGCCTCATGCATACTTCCTATGATTACGAATTTAGAGAGGGAAGGTTCCTCTCCTTATGAGCTTACAAACAGAATACAAACTGCAATGGCCGGAATATCGGATTGAATTCCACCTAAGGCCTCATATTCCAAAAACGGCGACACTGCCGGAGCTTTGGCCTGCTTTACGTGCCTTCTTTTCAGGCAGTCAGTCTCGTTTTGCAAACTATCTATACTATCTATCGACCGATTTTTCCGGGGGGTTCAGCCTTTGTTCCATTTTGGGCGAAAATGAGGCAAACATTCGGTTTTCAGATCCTAGGCTCATCAGTCCAAGTCCCTTTCCGAAAGATACTTTGGAGCAGATTTGGAAACTTTGCCAAAACCGTGAGTTTGAAGAAATGGAAAGAGAGGATTGGGAACTCATTGGGTTTGGACATTTGTATTTGGGAAATACCAAAGAGTTTCGCAATTGGGTTTTGAAAACCAAAGAATTTTTCGGCCAAACCGATGACAACCGTAGGTTTTTATTTTTGCTCGGTTGGGAATCCTCAGAGTTCCCATTTGAAAACTCCATATTGCATATATTAGTTGAATATGTAAAAGGGAATCGGGATGTTTTAAATTTCAAAACACTAACTGATGCAGTCATTGTCGATTCCCATTGGCAAATTTCAGGTGTTTTATTTCATGCGATTGAAACAGGCTGGTTTACTGGAGAAGAAACATTCCGATTTTGGAAGTTTCTCATTGGATTTTACGCGGAATGGGAAGATTGGGAAAAACAAAAATTTCGTTCGGTATCTCTTGGAAAAATCCCTGCTTTCCCCGCATTACGATATGCAAAAAGGTATTTTCCACAGGATACATTTTTATCATACCAAGTGGAATTGGAAACGAACTTACGCGGAGACTGGACTTATGGTGATGGATTTGGTTATGAACTGACCCACCAAATGGATCCCTTTGTGGAAACCATCGTAAGGTTTCGAACAGACAAAGAAAAATTTGAAGATGAATTAAAAAACGAACTCATAAAAAGACCTTATTCTTATTTTATCAATTTACAATTGGCTTTTATTAGTTTCGTGAAAAAAGAAAACCAAATCTTTTTGGAATTTTATAAAAAAGCAGGACGACTCAAATATTTACCTTTGGCTCTCAATTTGTATTGGAGAGTTTTGAAATCAAACGGCGAAGAGGTTCTTGCAAAATCCATTGAACGAACGTTAATAGCGACAGGCGAATCCACAAACATTCCTGAAGGTTGGGAATAAATGCCACTCACGCAAGAACAGATTATGGAACTCTCCAAATTGCAGAAAATGCTAAGGAATTTGGAGAAAATCGAAAGAAACGCCAAAAACGATCTACAAAAAGAACGAGTTGCTTTCGACATAGAACGTTACAGGAGGCGTATGCAAGAAGTATCCCCTGAAGGAATTCCGGATAACTTAGAGCAGACGATGCGGAATGCAAAAACGAGAGAAGAAAATCCGGAAAACCTCAAACACAAAATCATCTCTCAATATCCGGTGATGAAAGTATCTCCCAATTCGAATGATAGCGAAATCAATCAAATTGGAACTCTTGTGAATATTATGGATTTGGAATACATTCCTATCCTAGGTGACGGCCATATTAAATTTGATTATTCCCATGCCACAGAAAGAGATTCGGTTCTTAAGTATATGGAGAACTTACGCCGGAATATGAAAATCCTTGTGGAAACAGTGGAGGAATATGCCGCTGCCGACAAACAAGAGTTTCGTGAGCAGCTCTCTCGGATGAAAAACAAACAGTCGCGAATTTTCATCGCTGAGTCCTTTGAAACCTTGGGTAAATTCAGAGATTTCCTCACGGCGGTAAATAAGGACATCAAAGAGGGAAATAACGTCATTATGAATATGGAAGAACCGCTCAAATTCAATCCGAGGTTTGAAAAGGCCACGGTTTTGGAAGGTCGTTCGATCATGGAAGGACTTCGCGAATTCCAAGAATTTGCAGAAGAGGCATGTGATTTGATTCGACTCCCGTCCTTTCGAGGGTAAAAAAACCTTTTCATTCCCGGGGGGAAACGCACACTGTGAAAAATCACAATAACGGACTCGTAACAGCATGGCATTAGTCAAAAATCAGACCGAAGTTACCAATTCAACGATTGGTGAGAATTCTTACTTCAATGGTAAATTCTTTATCAATGGATCTTTAAAAATTGACGGTAAATTCGAGGGAAAATCCCTCCAAGCCGAACACCTTTACATCGGTGTTACAGGAAAGGTCAAAACCAATATCACTGCTGCCAGTGTCATCGTAGAAGGGATTGTTGCCGGAAACGTCACAGCAAGAAACCGAGTGATGCTCCTTCCTACTTCCAAAATTCTCGGAGACATCAAAACTCCAGAGCTCATCATCCAAAATGGGGTGATCTTGGAAGGTCGTTGTATGATCTCCAACGACCTCAAACACAGCGCCAAAGACTTAATTGAATTGGAATACTCAAAAGATTCTTTAAGTGTTGAGAAGATTTTTGGGAAACAACCAAACGCAAAAGAATAATTGAAAACCATTCTGATTTCGGAAGGCGATCCAACAAGTATCAACTACGAACTTGTGGTTTCAGCCTTCCCTCATTTGTTAGCCTTAGGGAAACACTACCGCATCTATCTAGTCCGCGGCCCCCACAACCAAAACATTCCTTCTCTTCCCAATTTGACAAAACCCAGTGCCGAACCTGGATTCTATTCACTCACTTGGACAGATTCTAAAAAAACTCGTTCCTTTGTCCTGGGAAAACCTTCCAAAACTTCCGGCCAGATGGCCTATGATTCGCTTCTCGCCGCCATGGACTTACAAAAGGAACTTGGGGCGGATCTTATCACTTTGCCTCTCTCTAAGGAGTGGGTGCAGAAAGCGGGGATCAAAGGATTTCGGGGTCATACGGAAACTCTCGCCGAGTATTACAAACGACCTACCTTTATGATGATGTCAGGGGAAAAATTAAACGTCATTCCCTTAACCACCCATGTTCCTTTGAAGGATGTGGTAAAAGAATTAAAAAAGTTTTCTTGGAAGGAACTGAGTAAGGCACTTACTCGTTCTCCCTTTTTAAAAAATCCCAAAATTGCCTATTTGGGTCTGAACCCTCATGCCGGGGAAGGGGGAAAGATTGGGGAAGAGGAATCCACCATTTTAGCCCGCGGTGTTCAGGTTCTGAGCAAAGCAAAGTTTTCTGTCGAAGGACCACTTTCTGCAGATTCTGCTTTTTTACCAGGAGCCAAAACGTACGATTTGTATTTAGCGGGTTACCATGACCAAGGCCTAATCCCATTTAAATTGCTTGAAGGGAAGAAGGGAGTCAATATAACCTTAGGTCTGGATTTTACCCGGATCTCCCCCGACCATGGAACAGCCTTTGACATCGCGGGAAAAGGGATAGCAGATCCAACGGGACTCATTTCCTGTTTAGAACGACTCACGGAGAATATAAAAACAAATTCATGACACTATTGGAAGTTGTTGCTGTTCCGGTTCTTTTCATTTGGTTTGTGGGCCTTCTTCTCACTTTATTCCGAAGAGATTTAGAATCCCATTGGAAGTTTTTTTTCTTTCTCGTGTTTTGTTTTTATTTGGTTCAATTTTTTCCCGAATTTTGGGAAGGTGTGGCTCGTTGGAAGGAAAATCCTAAAGCAGAGGTTCTCCTTTGGATTTCTGCTATGGGAAATTCTATCTATGTATTTTTATTCTTTTTATGGCCTCTCGTTCTCATTCGAATTTATTATTCCGCATCCAATAACTTAAGTAAAACCTTGATCCCAGCACTTGCTTATGGGACGGTTCTGTATTGGGCATTATTTTTTCTTTGGACCATGTATTCCAAAGAGTTCAACGGTTGGCTTCATCAAATTTTCACAATAAGTAAATAAAAAGGGCATACAATGGCAGTTCCATTTATAGATATCAAACGATTTGAACCAGGTTTTTTGGACACCTGGAATGAAAAAGTAAAGTCCATGTCCGTAAACGCACAGTTTATCGGTGGAAACGAAGTGACAGACTTGGAAGCAGGTCTTGCAACTTGGGCTGAGACAAAGTATGCCATTGGTTGTGCCAATGGAACCGATGCTTTGCAACTCGCGCTTCGTGCAGTGGGCGTGGGTCGTGGTGATAAAGTTTTGTTACCGGATTCAACATTTTGGGCAACCTTTGAAGCTGTTGTGAATGTGGGTGGTGATCCTTATACTGTGGATACCAATCCTACTGACTTACAAATGGATTTCCAAGTATTTAAGGAGGCAGTCGAAAAAGTAAAACCAAAGGCTGCTCTTGTGGTTCATTTGTATGGATGGGGAACAGCAAATATTGAAGACCTTCGAAAGTTCTGCAAAGAAAAAAACGTAGCTCTCATTGAAGATGGGGCACAATGTTTCGGAGTCAAATACAATGGAAAGTCTTTATACAAAGATGCTCTGATCTCCACAACTTCCTTTTATCCTGCAAAGGTGTTAGGTGCCGCTGGTGATGGTGGTGCTGTATTTACCAATGACGAAGAATTATCGATTGTCACACGCCGCCTTGTCAACCACGGCAGAACATCTCATTATGAACATGGACTTGTGGGTTGGAACTCTAGACTTGATTCCTTGCAAGCTGCTTTTCTTAATTTATCTTTGAAACACTTACAAGCAAGAATTGATTCACGTAAAAAAGCACAAGATGTCTATTACAAAGAACTTCCAGGTCTTGGAATTGGTGTCATAAAACCTCCTAAAGGTTATGACGAAAATGGTTACTGTAACGTGACTTTGGTGGATCCAGAAGTTCGTCCAAAAATTGAAGCAGTTCTGAAAGACAAAGGAATTGGATTTGGAAATATCTATCCAGGGGCTATGTCTGACCAACCAGGTGCAAAACCATACCTCGTCGAAAGATTTGGAAAGGATGGAAATGCAGCTAGAATCTCTAAATCCGTTCTTAATTTCCCTCTGTTTGCTTATATGACAGATTCGGAGCTTGATGAAGTGTTTAGCGCAATTAAAGCATATAACGCTAACAAATAATGGAAAAGTTTAGAGTCGGAGTTTTCCTATTTTTTTTACTCATCCTTGCGGTGCTTACTTTTAGTTTATCTAAGAGTTGGCGCCTCTATGATGATGGGTATGAAGTTACAGTAGAAACTCCCGAGTCTAAAGAAAAAGATAACACTCCCGAACCATCGGATACTTTGGATTTAGAAGATGGGAATGGAAAGATCTATTGGAAACAATACTTCATTTACCCACATGGACTCGTGACAGAATCCGGTGGGTTTGGTCCTGATGGGATTTTATCTCACGCCAGAAATTTATATTCTATCAATTTAAAAGATGGAAAGGTGCAAAAACTTTTCCCCCATGATGTTTACATTTGGGATTTTTTTGTGGGAGACTTTGCCAAAAAAACAGTTTCGAACACAATTGATGATCCTAAAGAAGATGTCCTTTCCTTGGAGAAAAAAATCATCATCCTGGCAGTCACAGAAGATAGCAATTTGGATGGGGTTTTAAATTATAAAGATCATAAATTAGTTTATCTTTTTGATCCAGAAACCAGTGGCTTACAAACCGTCCTCCCTCTTGGATTCCATTTTCGAAAGTTAATCTATAATTCTATGAAAAATCACCTAACCTTAATTTTGGGAAAAAATCCTGATAAACAAATCAACAAACGAAAAAAACTCCCCGAACCAGAAACAAAAATTCATATTTTTGATTATGATGCCACTTCAGCCAAAGGGGTTTTGAGCGGATCATTAGAAGCTCTAACCACGCCAACTAGTCCTAGTCATTAAAATAAAAAAACCTTGAGATTTCTCCCAAGGTTTCTCATTCAAAACAATTGATCTATCGTTAGATTCGGATGTTTTATCTTTTAAGACAAAGCATCCTTTACTAAATCTTCTTGTTCTTTTAAGTGTGTGACTACGTGACCACAAGCAGGACTTGGGAACTCGGAACGACCTGCGTAATGCAATCGTTTGTTTTCCGGCATCAAAGCTTCAATTCGATCCCGAACAAAGAACCAAGCCCCTTGGTTTTTCGGTTCTTCTTGTACCCATACAAATTTTTTCA includes the following:
- a CDS encoding DegT/DnrJ/EryC1/StrS family aminotransferase; translated protein: MAVPFIDIKRFEPGFLDTWNEKVKSMSVNAQFIGGNEVTDLEAGLATWAETKYAIGCANGTDALQLALRAVGVGRGDKVLLPDSTFWATFEAVVNVGGDPYTVDTNPTDLQMDFQVFKEAVEKVKPKAALVVHLYGWGTANIEDLRKFCKEKNVALIEDGAQCFGVKYNGKSLYKDALISTTSFYPAKVLGAAGDGGAVFTNDEELSIVTRRLVNHGRTSHYEHGLVGWNSRLDSLQAAFLNLSLKHLQARIDSRKKAQDVYYKELPGLGIGVIKPPKGYDENGYCNVTLVDPEVRPKIEAVLKDKGIGFGNIYPGAMSDQPGAKPYLVERFGKDGNAARISKSVLNFPLFAYMTDSELDEVFSAIKAYNANK
- a CDS encoding PdxA family dehydrogenase, yielding MKTILISEGDPTSINYELVVSAFPHLLALGKHYRIYLVRGPHNQNIPSLPNLTKPSAEPGFYSLTWTDSKKTRSFVLGKPSKTSGQMAYDSLLAAMDLQKELGADLITLPLSKEWVQKAGIKGFRGHTETLAEYYKRPTFMMMSGEKLNVIPLTTHVPLKDVVKELKKFSWKELSKALTRSPFLKNPKIAYLGLNPHAGEGGKIGEEESTILARGVQVLSKAKFSVEGPLSADSAFLPGAKTYDLYLAGYHDQGLIPFKLLEGKKGVNITLGLDFTRISPDHGTAFDIAGKGIADPTGLISCLERLTENIKTNS
- a CDS encoding bactofilin family protein; this translates as MALVKNQTEVTNSTIGENSYFNGKFFINGSLKIDGKFEGKSLQAEHLYIGVTGKVKTNITAASVIVEGIVAGNVTARNRVMLLPTSKILGDIKTPELIIQNGVILEGRCMISNDLKHSAKDLIELEYSKDSLSVEKIFGKQPNAKE
- a CDS encoding LBF_1011 family protein, whose protein sequence is MSLQTEYKLQWPEYRIEFHLRPHIPKTATLPELWPALRAFFSGSQSRFANYLYYLSTDFSGGFSLCSILGENEANIRFSDPRLISPSPFPKDTLEQIWKLCQNREFEEMEREDWELIGFGHLYLGNTKEFRNWVLKTKEFFGQTDDNRRFLFLLGWESSEFPFENSILHILVEYVKGNRDVLNFKTLTDAVIVDSHWQISGVLFHAIETGWFTGEETFRFWKFLIGFYAEWEDWEKQKFRSVSLGKIPAFPALRYAKRYFPQDTFLSYQVELETNLRGDWTYGDGFGYELTHQMDPFVETIVRFRTDKEKFEDELKNELIKRPYSYFINLQLAFISFVKKENQIFLEFYKKAGRLKYLPLALNLYWRVLKSNGEEVLAKSIERTLIATGESTNIPEGWE